Proteins encoded together in one Oncorhynchus nerka isolate Pitt River linkage group LG19, Oner_Uvic_2.0, whole genome shotgun sequence window:
- the LOC135562368 gene encoding scrapie-responsive protein 1-like: MKVLLIAAILLVGLLAMGSEAIPSNRWSCYKKVLKDRDCRNVGISNGVATMRPIDSLQNHFWEGNKCDMVCYCNFSELLCCPRDVFFGPKISFIIPCKTI; the protein is encoded by the exons ATGAAGGTACTACTCATTGCTGCAATTCTCTTGGTTGGACTGTTGGCAATGGGCAGCGAGGCCATTCCATCAAACCGCTGGTCCTGCTACAAGAAAGTCTTGAAGGACAGGGACTGTCGCAATGTTGGCATCTCCAACGGAGTTGCGACCATGCGACCCATCGATTCCCTGCAGAACCATTTCTGGGAGGGGAACAAATGCGACATGGTGTGCTACTGTAACTTCAGTGAGCTCCTCTGCTGCCCAAG GGATGTCTTCTTTGGACCCAAAATCTCCTTTATAATTCCATGCAAAACCATCTGA
- the LOC115137492 gene encoding high mobility group protein B2-like, with translation MPGKDPNKPKGKTSSYAFFVATCREEHKKKHPGTSVNFSEFSKKCSERWRTMSAKEKVKFEDMAKGDKVRYDKDMKGYVPPKGSKAAGKRKKDPNAPKRPPSAFFVFCAEHRGRIKADNPGMGIGDIAKQLGLLWGKQTPKDKQPHEAKAAKLKEKYEKDVAAYKAKGGAGATAKSGPGRPAVGKKAAPMDDDDDDDDEEEDDDEEEDDDEDDD, from the exons ATGCCGGGTAAAGATCCTAATAAGCCGAAGGGAAAGACTTCTTCCTATGCGTTCTTTGTTGCGACGTGCCGGGAAGAACACAAGAAAAAACACCCAGGAACTTCAGTGAACTTTTCCGAGTTCTCAAAGAAATGctcagagaggtggagg ACCATGTCTGCAAAAGAGAAGGTGAAGTTTGAGGACATGGCCAAGGGTGACAAAGTCCGTTATGACAAGGACATGAAGGGTTATGTGCCCCCCAAGGGATCTAAGGCAGCAGGAAAGAGAAAGAAGGACCCCAATGCCCCCAAGAGGCCACC TTCTGCATTTTTCGTGTTCTGTGCTGAACACCGTGGAAGAATCAAGGCTGATAACCCAGGCATGGGCATTGGAGACATCGCCAAGCAGCTGGGTCTGCTGTGGGGCAAGCAGACTCCCAAAGACAAGCAGCCACACGAAGCAAAGGCCGCCAAGCTGAAGGAGAAGTATGAGAAG GATGTTGCTGCCTACAAGGCTAAGGGAGGCGCAGGTGCAACTGCTAAGAGTGGCCCCGGCAGGCCAGCTGTTGGCAAGAAGGCAGCGCCCatggatgatgatgacgatgatgatgacgaagaggaggatgatgacgAGGAAGAGGATGATGACGAGGATGACGACTAA